From a single Streptomyces sp. NBC_01264 genomic region:
- a CDS encoding isochorismatase family protein has protein sequence MTSALILIDLMPRIIGMPVAPHSGDEVLARCLRLAEAFRADGRPVVLVRVERPGVAEQPPGSGFADGLVRAGDVLIVKRTVGAFHGTGLDERLRGLGVDTVVLAGLVTTMGVESTARAASDHGYELEFVADAMSGFAADEHEFAVERIFPRFGDVHETADYI, from the coding sequence GTGACCTCCGCGCTGATCCTCATCGACCTGATGCCCCGCATCATCGGGATGCCCGTCGCCCCGCACTCCGGTGACGAGGTGCTGGCCCGCTGCCTCCGGCTGGCCGAGGCCTTCAGGGCGGACGGGCGTCCGGTGGTGCTCGTACGGGTGGAGCGGCCGGGCGTTGCGGAGCAGCCGCCGGGCAGCGGCTTCGCCGACGGGCTGGTACGGGCGGGCGACGTCCTGATCGTCAAGCGGACCGTCGGGGCCTTCCACGGCACCGGGCTGGACGAGCGGCTGCGCGGCCTGGGCGTGGACACGGTGGTGCTCGCCGGGCTGGTCACCACGATGGGGGTCGAGTCCACGGCGCGGGCCGCGAGCGACCACGGCTACGAGCTGGAGTTCGTGGCCGACGCCATGTCCGGCTTCGCCGCCGACGAGCACGAGTTCGCCGTGGAGCGGATCTTCCCCCGGTTCGGGGACGTCCACGAGACGGCCGACTACATCTGA
- a CDS encoding MBL fold metallo-hydrolase produces the protein MTNTKTDIAADTTATGQDLRTDAPLGRSAVYKILTTGYVGSTGPGVAATVSYVADAGRHFIFDPGMVASHADILGPLAELGLGAEDITDVVLSHHHPDNTMNVGLFARARVHDHKVEYQGDQWTNRDAEGYELTPSLRLIRTPGHSHEDITLLAGTDSGVVAFAGDLWWHAQGPADDPVAPDREVLRASRLRVLAAADLIVPGHGGPFAADGAVPL, from the coding sequence ATGACGAACACGAAGACAGACATCGCGGCGGACACCACGGCCACCGGACAGGACCTCCGCACCGACGCGCCGCTCGGCCGCAGCGCCGTCTACAAGATCCTCACCACCGGCTACGTCGGCTCCACCGGCCCCGGGGTCGCCGCCACCGTTTCCTACGTGGCCGACGCCGGCCGGCACTTCATCTTCGACCCGGGCATGGTGGCGAGCCACGCGGACATCCTCGGCCCGCTCGCGGAACTGGGCCTCGGCGCCGAGGACATCACCGACGTGGTGCTCAGCCACCACCACCCGGACAACACCATGAACGTGGGCCTGTTCGCCCGGGCCCGGGTGCACGACCACAAGGTCGAGTACCAGGGGGACCAGTGGACGAACCGGGACGCCGAGGGCTACGAACTCACCCCCTCCCTGCGCCTGATCCGTACCCCGGGGCACAGCCACGAGGACATCACCCTGCTGGCCGGAACGGACTCCGGCGTGGTGGCGTTCGCCGGCGACCTGTGGTGGCACGCGCAGGGCCCCGCCGACGACCCGGTGGCCCCGGACCGCGAGGTATTGCGCGCCTCCCGGCTGCGGGTGCTCGCCGCGGCGGACCTGATCGTCCCGGGCCACGGCGGCCCCTTCGCCGCCGACGGTGCGGTGCCGCTCTAG
- a CDS encoding VOC family protein — MERVLGIGGYFMRAADPAALGAWYRDCLGLDSDEHGLWRQGAGPTVFAPFESGTDYFGSPAQQTMLNFRVRDLDAMLTQLRATGADVAPETQDMDGVGRFGWVTDPEGNRIELWQPA, encoded by the coding sequence ATGGAACGTGTGCTGGGAATCGGTGGCTATTTCATGCGGGCCGCGGATCCGGCGGCCCTGGGCGCCTGGTACCGGGACTGCCTGGGGCTGGACTCGGACGAGCACGGTCTGTGGCGTCAGGGAGCCGGGCCGACGGTGTTCGCGCCGTTCGAGTCCGGGACCGACTACTTCGGGTCCCCCGCCCAGCAGACCATGCTCAACTTCCGGGTCCGCGACCTGGACGCGATGCTTACGCAGCTGCGCGCCACGGGGGCGGACGTCGCGCCCGAGACCCAGGACATGGACGGCGTCGGCCGGTTCGGCTGGGTCACCGATCCCGAGGGCAACCGGATCGAGCTGTGGCAGCCCGCCTGA
- a CDS encoding zinc-binding dehydrogenase gives MQRLIPTGDPARPVEFADDAQPVPAVDEALVRVEAFAPNRGETFLLEDPRPGLVPGKDVAGLVVQAAADGSGPSVGARVVGHPPRGGWAEYVAVPTHSLAVLPDGLDSVRAAALPLAGITALRLLRTAGSVAGRRVLLTGAAGGVGHYVTELAAASGAEVTAVTATASRGERLLALGAAAVVRDVAEARGPFDLVLESTGGAAMPRALARLAAGGTLIWFGQASRTPVTLDFFDFFAGPEGASIRHFHYAGAPYGEDLATLVRLVDQGRLHPEIGRVEDWARTSRTLVDLRERRIRGKAVLTTGAAR, from the coding sequence ATGCAGAGACTGATTCCCACAGGCGATCCGGCGCGTCCGGTGGAGTTCGCCGACGATGCCCAGCCCGTCCCGGCCGTGGACGAGGCCCTGGTCCGGGTGGAGGCGTTCGCGCCGAACCGTGGCGAGACCTTCCTGCTGGAGGACCCGCGGCCGGGGCTGGTTCCCGGGAAGGACGTCGCCGGGCTCGTGGTGCAGGCGGCGGCCGACGGGTCGGGGCCCTCGGTCGGCGCCCGCGTCGTCGGCCATCCGCCGCGGGGCGGCTGGGCGGAGTACGTCGCCGTGCCCACTCACTCCCTGGCCGTACTCCCCGACGGCCTCGACTCCGTCCGGGCCGCGGCCCTGCCGCTGGCCGGCATCACGGCCCTGCGACTGCTGCGCACGGCCGGAAGCGTGGCGGGCCGCCGCGTCCTGCTGACCGGTGCGGCGGGCGGCGTGGGCCACTACGTGACCGAACTCGCCGCCGCCTCCGGGGCGGAGGTCACCGCCGTGACCGCCACCGCTTCGCGCGGCGAGCGGCTGCTCGCGCTGGGAGCGGCCGCCGTCGTGCGCGATGTCGCGGAAGCCCGCGGCCCCTTCGACCTGGTGCTGGAGTCCACCGGCGGCGCCGCCATGCCGCGGGCGCTGGCCCGGCTGGCCGCCGGCGGCACGCTGATCTGGTTCGGCCAGGCGAGCCGGACACCGGTCACGCTGGACTTCTTCGATTTCTTCGCCGGTCCGGAAGGTGCCTCGATCCGGCACTTCCACTACGCCGGAGCCCCGTACGGCGAGGATCTGGCGACCCTGGTCCGGCTGGTGGACCAAGGGCGGCTGCATCCGGAGATCGGCCGGGTCGAGGACTGGGCACGGACCTCCCGTACCCTCGTCGACCTGCGGGAGCGCCGGATCCGCGGCAAGGCCGTCCTGACGACGGGAGCGGCCCGATGA
- a CDS encoding diadenosine tetraphosphate hydrolase, whose amino-acid sequence MTHDWRTDRIGSALRGENPTVLRRLTAGFAVIGDVQFLPGYSVLLADDPKVERLSDLPRAKRLAFLSDMDHLGEAVERASRRLDPAFRRVNLEILGNTDGFLHAHVWPRFEWEPADLVGMPVWLYPGAHWADAQFALGPRHDPLRKAIADELTDLRAEA is encoded by the coding sequence ATGACTCATGACTGGCGGACGGACCGGATCGGAAGCGCGCTGCGCGGCGAGAACCCCACGGTGCTCAGGCGCTTGACCGCGGGGTTCGCCGTGATCGGCGACGTGCAGTTCCTGCCAGGCTACTCGGTGCTCCTGGCGGACGACCCCAAGGTCGAGAGGCTGTCCGACCTGCCCAGGGCGAAACGGCTGGCCTTCCTGTCCGACATGGACCACCTCGGAGAGGCCGTCGAGCGGGCGTCCCGCCGCTTGGATCCCGCCTTCCGGCGGGTCAACCTGGAAATCCTGGGCAACACCGACGGCTTCCTGCACGCCCACGTATGGCCACGGTTCGAGTGGGAGCCGGCCGACCTGGTGGGCATGCCGGTGTGGCTCTACCCCGGCGCCCACTGGGCCGACGCACAGTTCGCCCTGGGCCCCCGGCACGACCCGCTGCGCAAGGCGATCGCGGACGAGCTGACCGACCTGCGCGCCGAGGCCTGA
- a CDS encoding alpha/beta hydrolase family protein yields MSASDLTSDLGPAYTSAFAAARLTRATGAGLDPHAYLRAAEGASSPGDWSESLIRTALQYVDRARRAAASGARVSAGAYEQAAARWFHFATLAPRTSASTATRHAHAAAEADAAMGRALALLDPGARRIDGPSFTGRLRGPADAPSTVIVVPGLDSGKEEFHRVTAALLRRGSAVFGMDGPGQGALAATTTLRADYDQVIGQVIDALSLDRVGLIGLSLGGYYVARSAALDPRVAAAAVVSGPHRIDWDALPPPLSELIARRAGGATAAREFIAQVDLSSLAPRIGCPLLVVDGGRDIVPGVTNGAELVRRAPNGEYLLVPEGDHLLGNAQPDWLPATTDWLTRALTAGSAT; encoded by the coding sequence ATGAGCGCGTCCGACCTCACTTCCGACCTCGGTCCCGCCTATACCTCCGCGTTCGCCGCCGCGCGACTGACCCGGGCCACCGGGGCCGGGCTCGATCCGCACGCGTACCTGCGCGCCGCGGAAGGGGCCTCCTCCCCCGGTGACTGGAGCGAATCGCTGATCCGCACCGCCCTGCAGTACGTCGACCGCGCACGGCGGGCGGCCGCGTCCGGGGCGCGGGTCTCGGCGGGCGCGTACGAGCAGGCGGCGGCGAGATGGTTCCACTTCGCCACCCTGGCTCCGCGCACCTCCGCGTCCACGGCCACCCGCCACGCACACGCCGCGGCGGAGGCGGACGCCGCCATGGGCCGCGCCCTGGCCCTGCTCGATCCCGGAGCCCGCCGCATCGACGGCCCCTCCTTCACCGGCCGGCTGCGCGGCCCCGCCGACGCACCGTCCACCGTGATCGTCGTCCCCGGACTGGACTCCGGCAAGGAGGAGTTCCACCGGGTCACCGCGGCCCTGCTGCGCAGGGGTTCGGCCGTGTTCGGCATGGACGGCCCGGGACAGGGGGCGCTCGCGGCCACCACGACGCTGCGCGCCGACTACGACCAGGTGATCGGCCAGGTCATCGACGCCCTCTCCCTCGACCGGGTCGGCCTCATCGGCCTCAGCCTGGGCGGCTACTACGTCGCCCGGAGCGCCGCCCTGGACCCACGGGTGGCAGCCGCGGCGGTGGTCAGCGGCCCCCACCGGATCGACTGGGATGCCTTGCCACCGCCGCTGTCGGAGCTGATCGCCCGGCGCGCCGGAGGAGCCACCGCGGCACGCGAGTTCATCGCTCAGGTCGACTTGTCGTCACTCGCGCCGCGCATCGGCTGCCCGCTCCTGGTGGTGGACGGCGGCCGGGACATCGTCCCGGGCGTCACCAACGGAGCCGAACTGGTGCGCCGGGCACCGAACGGCGAGTACCTCCTGGTCCCCGAGGGCGACCACCTCCTCGGCAACGCCCAACCCGACTGGCTCCCCGCCACCACGGACTGGCTCACCAGGGCCCTCACGGCCGGCTCGGCCACGTAG
- a CDS encoding MFS transporter has product MVKGMREERGAGERSLLLGVGISSIGIGLYIPFSLVFFHHVTGLSFALVGIVLTATGLAGLAVMPLAGSAVDRFGARKANLLLYAVRALGFALYPFAGSLPAFAAVALITALADRSFPVVQQSLIGEVARGGARDRLQASIRALQNAGMGAGALVVSGVLALWGTDGFTYTAWGNAAAFALAGLLVSRVKPVREHAHGEPGAGGGSGGGASGPARRPPAGYRMVLADRPFLGLTAANFLTALGYSALSVLFPLYISTWLHGPDSLTGAAFTVNTALCAGVGVLIASRVRRSGARRTRAAALGALLFAAAFVGQIVLGTVRPGQTATLVTLLGIVVVYTVGELIHSPSGGALSVSAAPEAVRGRYLATYQLSYSLATALAPSLFTGLLALDGRLPWAFLTVAALGAALALTRLERHLPAEAVHTARPVPVAAAASAAAPGASTREAAATATA; this is encoded by the coding sequence GTGGTCAAGGGCATGCGCGAGGAACGGGGGGCGGGCGAACGCTCGCTGCTCCTCGGGGTGGGCATCAGCTCGATCGGGATCGGGCTGTACATCCCCTTCTCGCTCGTCTTCTTCCACCACGTCACCGGCCTCTCCTTCGCCCTCGTCGGCATCGTGCTGACGGCGACCGGCCTGGCCGGGCTCGCGGTCATGCCGCTCGCCGGCTCGGCCGTCGACCGGTTCGGGGCCAGGAAGGCCAACCTGCTGCTCTACGCGGTCCGGGCCCTCGGCTTCGCCCTCTACCCGTTCGCCGGGTCGCTCCCCGCCTTCGCGGCCGTCGCCCTCATCACGGCCCTCGCCGACCGCTCCTTCCCCGTCGTCCAGCAGTCGCTCATCGGGGAAGTGGCCCGGGGCGGCGCCCGCGACCGGCTCCAGGCCTCCATCCGGGCCCTGCAGAACGCGGGCATGGGCGCCGGCGCCCTGGTCGTCTCCGGGGTCCTGGCCCTGTGGGGCACGGACGGGTTCACCTACACCGCCTGGGGCAACGCGGCCGCCTTCGCGCTCGCCGGACTGCTCGTCAGCCGCGTGAAGCCGGTACGGGAGCACGCACACGGCGAACCCGGCGCGGGCGGCGGCTCGGGTGGCGGCGCATCCGGCCCGGCCAGGCGTCCCCCTGCGGGCTACCGGATGGTGCTCGCCGACCGGCCCTTCCTGGGCCTGACCGCGGCCAACTTCCTGACCGCGCTCGGATACTCGGCGCTGTCCGTGCTCTTCCCGCTCTACATCAGCACCTGGCTGCACGGACCCGACTCGCTCACCGGTGCGGCCTTCACCGTCAACACCGCGCTCTGCGCCGGGGTCGGCGTCCTGATCGCGAGCCGGGTCCGCCGTTCCGGAGCCCGCCGCACCCGCGCCGCGGCCCTCGGGGCGCTGCTGTTCGCCGCCGCCTTCGTGGGGCAGATCGTGCTCGGCACGGTCCGGCCCGGACAGACCGCGACGCTGGTCACCCTCCTGGGCATCGTGGTGGTCTACACGGTCGGCGAACTGATCCACAGCCCCTCGGGCGGCGCCCTGTCGGTCTCGGCGGCGCCCGAGGCCGTACGCGGCCGTTACCTCGCCACGTACCAGCTGTCGTACTCCCTGGCCACGGCGCTGGCCCCGTCCCTCTTCACAGGGCTGCTCGCACTCGACGGGCGCCTGCCCTGGGCCTTCCTGACCGTCGCCGCGCTGGGCGCCGCGCTCGCCCTGACCCGGCTGGAGCGCCACCTCCCGGCGGAGGCGGTGCACACCGCGCGGCCGGTGCCGGTGGCGGCTGCGGCATCGGCCGCCGCACCGGGAGCGTCCACCCGTGAGGCCGCCGCGACGGCGACCGCCTGA
- the thpR gene encoding RNA 2',3'-cyclic phosphodiesterase: MNDLNEETRPATVRVFIALAPPDDAKEELARELGPAYAAYPHMRWNRIEDWHITLAFLGELPVESVPPLRPPLAELAAARGPVRLALSGGGQFGERVLWSGIDGDLDGLHRLAADVRAVVKECGILFEDRPLRPHLTLARAPRNDASSAVEAAAGLTGFAGRRWRTERLHLVGSNIGRGPGPIHYRDIEAWDLGGGEVSP; this comes from the coding sequence ATGAACGACCTGAACGAAGAGACCCGTCCCGCGACCGTTCGCGTGTTCATCGCCCTCGCCCCGCCCGACGACGCGAAGGAGGAACTCGCGCGCGAGCTGGGGCCCGCCTACGCCGCGTACCCGCACATGCGGTGGAACCGCATCGAGGACTGGCACATCACCCTGGCGTTCCTCGGCGAACTGCCGGTCGAGTCCGTCCCGCCGCTGCGGCCGCCGCTCGCGGAGCTCGCGGCGGCGCGCGGTCCCGTACGCCTGGCCCTGAGCGGGGGCGGTCAGTTCGGCGAGCGGGTGCTGTGGAGCGGGATCGACGGGGACCTCGACGGGCTGCACCGGCTCGCCGCCGATGTCCGGGCCGTGGTCAAGGAGTGCGGCATCCTCTTCGAGGACCGGCCGCTGCGACCTCACCTGACGCTGGCCCGCGCCCCCCGCAACGACGCCTCCTCGGCGGTGGAGGCCGCCGCCGGACTCACCGGGTTCGCCGGCCGGCGCTGGCGGACGGAGCGCCTGCACCTGGTCGGGAGCAACATCGGCCGGGGGCCGGGGCCGATCCACTACCGCGACATCGAAGCGTGGGACCTCGGAGGCGGAGAAGTATCTCCTTGA
- a CDS encoding LysR family transcriptional regulator: protein MDLDLAQARAFVLTAQEMHFGRAATTLSISQQALSKRIARLESALGAELFDRGGHGVRLTEAGRRFLEPARGALAAADRALAAVREERRPLRVDVWGHLYAPMRTLAQLTAHAPEPALERGHGRDLPSVAAGLLHGETDAAFGRVHPPLPEGLTHRLVRLEPVDVVLGADHPLAGEAALRPGQLAGSVLWTPGALDRLDFLHRFAERFAVREHAEGPNLGADHFLAGLSGDVRRFALMPADAPLPRIPGIRSVPLVDPTPLYAWSLLWRGDGGRGDGGHPLLDTLLEAFAAEAGRSRWLEYDPARDWLPEPGSATTP from the coding sequence GTGGATCTGGACCTCGCACAGGCGCGTGCCTTCGTACTGACCGCCCAGGAAATGCACTTCGGGCGTGCGGCCACGACCCTGTCGATCTCCCAGCAGGCCCTGTCGAAGCGGATCGCCCGCCTGGAGTCGGCGCTCGGGGCCGAGCTGTTCGACCGGGGCGGCCACGGCGTACGGCTCACCGAGGCCGGCCGGCGCTTCCTGGAGCCGGCCCGGGGCGCCCTGGCCGCCGCCGACCGGGCCCTGGCCGCCGTACGGGAGGAACGGCGGCCGCTACGGGTCGACGTATGGGGCCACCTGTACGCACCGATGCGGACCCTGGCCCAACTGACCGCGCACGCCCCCGAACCGGCCCTGGAGCGGGGGCACGGACGCGATCTGCCTTCTGTGGCCGCCGGGCTGCTCCACGGGGAGACCGACGCGGCCTTCGGCCGGGTCCACCCGCCCCTGCCCGAAGGGCTGACGCACCGCCTGGTGCGGCTGGAGCCGGTGGACGTGGTCCTCGGCGCGGATCATCCCCTGGCGGGGGAAGCCGCCCTGAGGCCAGGGCAGTTGGCGGGCAGTGTGCTGTGGACCCCGGGCGCCCTCGACCGGCTGGACTTCCTGCACCGCTTCGCCGAGCGGTTCGCCGTCCGCGAGCACGCCGAGGGCCCGAACCTGGGAGCGGACCACTTCCTGGCGGGCCTGTCCGGGGACGTACGCCGCTTCGCGCTGATGCCCGCCGACGCGCCGCTCCCGCGGATCCCGGGCATCCGGTCCGTTCCGCTGGTGGATCCCACCCCCCTCTACGCCTGGTCGCTGCTGTGGCGCGGTGACGGTGGTCGCGGTGACGGCGGGCACCCTTTGCTCGACACGCTGCTGGAGGCCTTCGCCGCGGAGGCGGGGCGCAGCCGCTGGCTGGAGTACGACCCGGCCCGCGACTGGCTGCCCGAACCGGGCTCCGCCACCACGCCGTGA
- a CDS encoding GlxA family transcriptional regulator — protein MLAVGIVSEVFGPHGQGLPGFDFALCAERPGPVPTDIGVPLAIEHGLDRLAAADLVIALPGAAFRTPPGPAVLDALVAAHGGGSVLAAHCVGTFALAEAGLLDGLRATTHWRFAELLADRHPGVAVEPDALYIDEGRIVTGAGAAAGFDLCLHLLRREHGATMANAVARDMVLPSHRDGGQAQYLGAPVPEDCRDERLSEVLAWARDHLHEPLPVTELARRAVMSKRSFARRFTAATGTTPHAWLRNLRLSSAEELLESTDLPVEEIARRVGYGSAAVLREQFVRRRGVPPRSYRRSFTSTP, from the coding sequence ATGCTCGCCGTGGGGATCGTCAGCGAGGTCTTCGGCCCGCACGGACAGGGGCTGCCCGGCTTCGACTTCGCCCTGTGCGCCGAGCGGCCCGGACCGGTCCCCACCGACATCGGCGTACCGCTCGCGATCGAGCACGGCCTCGACCGGCTGGCCGCCGCCGATCTGGTGATCGCCCTGCCGGGGGCGGCTTTCCGTACACCGCCCGGTCCGGCGGTACTCGACGCGCTGGTCGCCGCCCACGGGGGCGGCTCCGTGCTCGCGGCCCACTGCGTCGGCACCTTCGCGCTCGCCGAGGCCGGGCTGCTCGACGGCCTGCGGGCCACCACGCACTGGCGGTTCGCCGAGCTGCTGGCCGACCGCCATCCGGGCGTCGCCGTCGAACCGGACGCCCTGTACATCGACGAGGGCAGGATCGTCACGGGCGCCGGAGCCGCCGCCGGCTTCGATCTGTGCCTGCACCTGCTGCGGCGGGAGCACGGGGCGACGATGGCCAATGCCGTCGCCCGGGACATGGTGCTGCCCTCGCACCGCGACGGCGGGCAGGCCCAGTACCTCGGCGCGCCCGTCCCCGAGGACTGCCGCGACGAGCGGCTCTCCGAGGTGCTCGCCTGGGCCCGCGACCACCTCCACGAACCGCTGCCCGTCACGGAACTGGCCCGCCGCGCCGTGATGAGCAAGCGCTCCTTCGCCCGCCGGTTCACCGCCGCGACCGGCACCACCCCGCACGCCTGGCTACGGAACCTGCGGCTGAGCAGCGCGGAGGAGCTCCTGGAGAGCACGGACCTGCCCGTCGAGGAGATCGCCCGGCGGGTCGGCTACGGCAGCGCGGCGGTCCTGCGCGAACAGTTCGTGCGGCGCAGGGGAGTTCCGCCCCGCTCTTACCGCCGCTCCTTCACGAGCACGCCCTAG
- a CDS encoding discoidin domain-containing protein: MQSRRFLASARALRRSRLLIAFGLGALLIGFTPWLGVASPTPTPAPLGEQAPQQSPHHGVAPANAMEPTAPVLDRTGWTAAASDEETVGENGRAAHVLDGDTGTLWHSKWSGTPAPLPHSITVDMHRTAVVSALVYTPRTNGANGRVGEYTLSVSADGVNWPAPVASGTLADDGSAKTLGFAPQGARFVRLTALTEAGGRGPWTSAAEINLLGDPGTPEATVDLARTGWTAAASDEETGSENGRAAHVLDGDTGTLWHSKWSGTPAPLPHTITIDMHRTAAVSALVYHPRTNGPNGRAGAYTVTTSTDGAAFGTPVAAGTWRDDDTVKTATFTRTANARFVRLTVTTEAGARGPWTSAAEIRLSGPAAPAVHGSWGRITGFPLVPVATAVLPGDKLLAWSAYAVDRFGGSNGYTQTAILDLKTGKVTQRRIDNTGHDMFCPGIAMLADGRVLVTGGSNAEKASIYDPATDDWSATGNMNIPRGYQSMTLLSTGEAFVLGGSWSGPAGDKAAEAWSPDTRTWRGLPGVPALQASTADPAGPYRADNHMWLHATSGGKVLQLGPSKQMNWISTTGTGSITPAGNRADSADAMTGNAVAYDIGKLLTLGGSPAYQNTPATRRAYTVSIAGTQVETARTGDMEYARAFANSVVLPDGKVIVFGGQGYPVPFSDATSVLTPELWDPATGAFTPLATMAVPRNYHSVANLLPDGRVFSGGGGLCGDCATNHADGAVFTPPYLLNPDGSPKPRPEITGTVPSTTDPGTSLTLSTSTPAASFVLMRAAAATHSTDNDQRRIPLASTATGTGTYTVSLPADPGVVLPGTYMLFALNAEGVPSTARFMTIS; this comes from the coding sequence TTGCAGTCCAGGCGCTTCCTCGCCTCAGCCCGCGCACTCCGCAGATCCCGGCTGCTCATCGCCTTCGGACTCGGCGCCTTGCTGATCGGCTTCACGCCGTGGCTCGGGGTCGCGAGCCCGACCCCCACCCCCGCGCCCCTCGGCGAGCAGGCGCCGCAGCAGTCGCCGCACCACGGCGTCGCGCCGGCGAACGCGATGGAGCCGACGGCCCCCGTCCTCGACCGGACGGGATGGACGGCCGCGGCGAGCGACGAGGAGACGGTCGGCGAGAACGGCCGCGCCGCCCACGTCCTCGACGGTGACACGGGCACCCTCTGGCACAGCAAGTGGTCGGGCACCCCGGCCCCCTTGCCGCACAGCATCACCGTCGACATGCACCGTACGGCGGTCGTCTCGGCGCTCGTCTACACCCCTCGTACCAACGGGGCCAACGGGCGCGTGGGCGAGTACACCCTCAGTGTCAGCGCGGACGGAGTGAACTGGCCGGCCCCGGTCGCGAGCGGCACGCTCGCGGACGACGGCAGCGCCAAGACGCTCGGGTTCGCCCCGCAGGGGGCCCGGTTCGTACGGCTGACCGCGCTCACCGAGGCCGGCGGCCGCGGCCCGTGGACCTCCGCCGCCGAGATCAACCTGCTGGGCGACCCCGGTACCCCGGAGGCCACCGTGGACCTGGCCCGGACGGGATGGACGGCCGCGGCGAGCGACGAGGAGACGGGCAGCGAGAACGGCCGCGCCGCCCACGTCCTCGACGGTGACACGGGCACCCTCTGGCACAGCAAGTGGTCCGGCACCCCGGCCCCCTTGCCGCACACCATCACCATCGACATGCACCGCACGGCCGCGGTCTCCGCGCTCGTCTACCACCCCCGCACGAACGGCCCCAACGGCCGGGCGGGCGCGTACACCGTCACCACCAGCACCGACGGGGCCGCCTTCGGCACACCGGTGGCCGCGGGCACCTGGCGCGACGACGACACCGTCAAGACCGCCACCTTCACCCGTACCGCGAACGCCCGGTTCGTACGGCTGACCGTGACCACCGAGGCCGGAGCCCGCGGCCCCTGGACCTCCGCCGCCGAGATCCGCCTGAGCGGGCCGGCCGCCCCCGCCGTCCACGGATCCTGGGGCCGGATCACCGGGTTCCCCCTGGTCCCCGTGGCCACCGCCGTCCTGCCGGGGGACAAACTCCTGGCCTGGTCCGCGTACGCGGTGGACCGCTTCGGCGGCAGCAACGGCTACACCCAGACGGCGATCCTCGACCTGAAGACGGGCAAGGTCACCCAGCGCCGCATCGACAACACCGGGCACGACATGTTCTGCCCCGGCATAGCCATGCTGGCCGACGGCCGCGTGCTGGTCACCGGGGGCAGCAACGCGGAGAAGGCCAGCATCTACGACCCCGCCACCGACGACTGGTCCGCCACCGGGAACATGAACATCCCCCGCGGCTACCAGTCCATGACGCTGCTCTCCACCGGCGAGGCCTTCGTCCTGGGCGGATCCTGGAGCGGACCCGCGGGCGACAAGGCCGCCGAGGCCTGGTCGCCGGACACCCGGACCTGGCGCGGGCTCCCGGGAGTCCCCGCCCTCCAGGCCTCCACGGCCGACCCGGCCGGGCCCTACCGCGCCGACAACCACATGTGGCTGCACGCCACTTCGGGCGGCAAGGTGCTCCAACTGGGCCCGAGCAAGCAGATGAACTGGATCTCGACCACCGGTACGGGCAGCATCACCCCCGCCGGCAACCGGGCCGACAGCGCCGACGCCATGACGGGCAACGCCGTCGCCTACGACATCGGCAAACTCCTCACCCTCGGCGGCTCGCCCGCCTACCAGAACACCCCCGCCACACGTCGCGCCTACACCGTGAGCATCGCCGGGACCCAGGTCGAAACCGCCCGCACCGGGGACATGGAGTACGCCAGGGCCTTCGCCAACAGCGTGGTGCTGCCCGACGGCAAGGTGATCGTCTTCGGCGGACAGGGCTATCCGGTCCCCTTCAGCGACGCGACCTCGGTCCTGACCCCCGAACTGTGGGACCCCGCGACGGGCGCCTTCACCCCGCTCGCCACCATGGCCGTCCCGCGCAACTACCACAGCGTGGCCAACCTGTTGCCGGACGGCCGGGTCTTCTCCGGCGGCGGAGGCCTGTGCGGCGACTGCGCCACCAACCACGCCGACGGTGCCGTCTTCACCCCGCCGTACCTGCTCAACCCGGACGGATCGCCGAAACCACGCCCCGAGATCACGGGCACCGTACCCTCCACGACCGACCCCGGAACCTCCCTGACGCTCTCCACCTCCACCCCGGCCGCGTCCTTCGTCCTGATGCGGGCCGCGGCCGCGACCCACTCCACCGACAACGACCAGCGCCGGATCCCCCTCGCCTCCACGGCCACGGGAACGGGTACGTACACGGTGTCCCTGCCCGCCGACCCCGGCGTCGTCCTGCCGGGGACCTACATGCTCTTCGCCCTGAACGCGGAGGGAGTACCGAGCACGGCCCGGTTCATGACCATTTCCTGA